The genome window ATGAACGTGAGGCAACTAAAAAAGCCGGTGAGATAGCAGGATATAATGTGCGCCAAATTATAAATGAACCGACCGCCGCCGCCATTGCATATGGAACTGTCGAATCATCCGAAAGAAAAACCGTACTTGTTTACGATCTAGGAGGCGGGACATTTGATATAACAATGATAGAGATTAAACCCGATGCAATCGAAGTAATATGCACAGGAGGAGATCATAACCTGGGAGGAAAAGACTGGGACGATAGAATTGTATCATACCTTGTTGAAAAATTTAAGAATAAGACAGGAATTGAAGAGGATATTCTCGATGATCCCGACACCTGCCAGGAACTGCAGCTTTCGGCTGAAAAAGCAAAAAAAGTCCTCTCCCAGAGGGAGAAGACCCCGATTGCCATCACTCACGGGGGAGAAAGAGTTAAGGTTGAACTGGAACGAAAAAAGTTTGAAGAGATTACAACGGATCTACTTGAAAGAACGATCGCTTTTATCCATGATATGCTGGAAGAGGCAAGAAAAAAAGGTTATGATAAATTCGATGAAATCATACTGGTAGGCGGAGCCACACGCATGCCGCTGATAATGAAACGTATTAAGGAAGAGTTCTCCATGGAGCCCAAGTCCTTCGATCCTGATGAATCCATAGCAAAAGGCGCTGCAATATATGGATGTAAACTTGTTCTTAATGATGGCCTGATTAAAAAAATTTCCGAAAATACAGGTAAAAAAATAAAGCCATTTGATGACCTTATTGAACTGACAGACGCGGTTGATGTGACTCCTGCGCAGATCCAGGAAGCTGCCCGGCAGGTTGCAGGTGAAACAGGATATACTCTTGCCGCGGTTGAGCGGTCTGCCGTAAAGGTTAAAAACGTCACTAGCAAGAGCTTTGGAGTTATAGTAAGAAACAGGCAGAACGAAGAGCTTGTATTTAATCTCATTACACGAAACACATCTGTACCTGTAAACACCAAAAAGGCCTTTTTTACAGGGATCGCTGATCAGGAGACAGTCCTGATCCGGATCATGGAGAATGAAACCAGTGAAAAGACTCTTCCTCCGCAATATGCAATAGAGATCGGAACCGCTGTCCTCGATCTACCTGACGGTCTTCCGGCCGATCTCCCAGTTGAAATCACTTTTAATCTGGATATGGATGGCTGTCTGCAAATTAATGCTGTAGAAACTTACAAATCTCGATGTGTGGATGTTACCCTGAATACATGCGCTGTAATAAATGGAGAGGAACTTGAAGAAGCCAAGGCAAGGTGCAATAATCTGTTTGTTCACTAAAAATGGCCTATAATGGGAAGAAAAAATTTCTATATACTGCTCGATTTGTCAATCGATCCCCCTGAAGAGGAGCAAAAAATAATTGAGCTGGCGATTAAGCAAAAGCAGGCTGAATGGAGCCGCTCCCGCAATCATCCCACCAAGGGCTTAAAAGCTAAACAGTATATCGGCCTGCTTCCTGAAATCCGCAGGATCATGGGTGATCCGGAGCTGCGGAAAACCGAAGCCTCAAATGCGGCAACAATCCTTTCAAAAAAAGCCGGCGAAAAATTTTTGGTGATAGACAGGCATATTGCCATCTGTATGAGCAAGGGTTTCATAACCGACGAAGAAATTTTTAATCTGGCCAAACGCCATTCTGTTAAAGACAATGAAATCAGAAAAAGGGTAAAGCAAAGGGAAGATGCAAAAAATGCGGAGATAAACAAGCAGGTTAAGTTACGCTCCGCTAAAGGATACATAACTAAAGACGAGCTGTTAGAGCTTGCGAAAATTCACTCTGTAAGCGCCAAAGAGATCCGCAAGAGAGTAACCTGCCCCATCAAAAAAAGCTTACAAAAATCAGCAAAAAAGCCCAAACCTTTAGATAAAGCTATAGAAAAAATTATAACTGATAATCTTAAAATCGTAGGAAAATCATCTCTTTATCAATTCCTTGATCTTCCTTCGGACTCCAGTCTGGAATCCTTGCAAGAAAAATCAAAAAAAAGAGAGTCCGAATTACACAAAAGAGGTAAAAAAGACGCTCTTGGCACAGCCGGAATAGCCTTGGCAGGGCATTGTCGAACGATTTTCAAGACTGAAAACACCCGCAACTCGTATGACATGACCAATGCCCGCTCTCTTCTTAAAGGTCTGGATTCAGATATTGATGTGGCGGGGATGGATGGTACAATAAGAACGGAATATTATAATGCTCTGGTCGATTCCGCCGTCAAATTAGGCATGAACAGAAATGAAGCTCACAAGTATATTAGAGATTACTCCAGGAAAAAAAAATGGAAAATTGAGACTAAAGCAAAAAGGCCGGGCTGGGTTCTGTATGCTGTAGTCATTGCTGCATTGCTGTTTATAGGCGCCGGCACTGGAATATATTTACATATAAAAAATGAAAGCAAGCTGAAAAAAGAATATCAGCAGGTGCTTGCTGGTATAGAAAATGATAATGATCTGCAAAAAAAGGTGCGGGTATTCAATAATTATATCAGCACACATAAAGAGAGCGACCGTACTATTGATGCTGTAAAACGGCTGGAAAAGTTGCGCCTTGCCATAGATGAGCTGAAAGCAAAAGAGTTCACTGCCGATGCGGATAAATTATTGGCGGAAAAAAAATATCAAAATGCTCTGGCAATTTACAAGGAGTTTATAAGGAGATATCCGAAAAGCCTTTACGCGGATAAAATTAAAAAAAAAATCGAGGAATTATCGGTGCTGCTTGATGATATTGATTACAAAGAACTGGACAGGTTACACGGCAAGCTGGTGCAGGTAAGAGCATTGGCATATTCCGCATATTTAAAGGAACATCCAAAAGGTAAAAATATCAAAAATGCAAAAAAAATCCTATCGAACATACGCGAGGAATATTACCTGACTCTGCTTAAGGAGATTGAGAAATGTGCAAAAAATGAGGACTGGGAAAAAGGAGTGCTCTCATGCGATGACTTTATTAAAATATATAATGGGCATCAACGTGCTGTAGAAATTAAAGAACAACAGGATATTCTACGCACCCGCTTATGGGAAAAAGAAACTTTCGCCCGGATGCTGCAAAAAGTAAATGCTAAAGGGGGGGATTACCAGGCCGGAAGACAAATTTTTATTGATTATTTAAATGCTTATCCCGATTCTTACATAAATGATAAGATAAAGGTGGAACTGGCCAATCTGGACAAAAAGGAATTAATGGCAAAAACTGCCGCTAAAAAAGAACGTCTGATAAGGTTAATTAAAAAATCCGGCAACCGTTTTATTCTCAACAGTAATGATACTGTAAGGGACATAAAGACCGGCCTGACATGGTGCGTGGCTGATTCCCTGCTCGATACGGATGATTGTCTAGACTACGACTCTGCAATAGAATATACTAATAATTTAAAGACAGGCGGATATAACGACTGGCGCCTGCCGACTGTCGTTGAACTGGCTCAGCTCTATAAGCAAAAGCCTTTTTTTCCTCAAGGTGAATCTGAATGGTACTGGACATCAAAAAATTATTCACGCTATGCTGACGGCTGGAGCAAAGTGGTTGACATTGTAACTTCTAAAAATGAAGTTATGTGGGAAAAGGAGGAGAGAGATTCGCGGGACTGCGGATCCGTACGTGCGGTAAGGTATAGAGCTTCACATAAATAATTTCACTGCGTTATCGGTCGTCGGAGTAGGGGTTCAAGATTTTGAACCCCTACCACCTCTGGCCTTGTGAAATGAATTATGTGAAGCTCTATAGTGGCCAAAAAATCAGGTTAGAAATTTATCAGGTGACTTGATATGCTTTAATACTATCGTCTCCCACAATATATGAAGAATATTTGTAATAAAGGTCACCTGACCGACCTTACGCAAATCCCTGATGATATCCTGCTCGCCTGCTTTTACTATTCTGTCCGCCTCATCTGCAATTGTTGCCATAAGCTCATCAGCATCCATTGCATCTCTGAAAATTCTTGTTAACGCAAGCCTTACCTTCCCGGATCTTGGAAGCCCAAGCTGGTCCATAGCCTGCCTGAACATTTTGGAGTCGACTCCCTGAAGCTCTTCAATAACCGCTTTTGCGCCCTTGTGGTGAATATGGTAAACTCCAGTATTTTTTTTTAATGTAATCATTGCATAGCAGGCATGAGTGTCGCTGGTGCATCCGAACATAGCGGTTTGTGCTGTTTCGTGTTTATGACTGCCGACGGACAGACTCTTGAACAACTTTTTAATATCAATTTCGGGGTTTGTAATATAAAAATCGGCAGCAACATTCGGTGTTTTTGCATGCTCAAGGGAGAGCCTTATTCCATGTTCAAACTTTTCAACACCGATCCCCCGTTTTTGAAGGATTTGTTGTATTTTTTCTATTTTTATAGCATTACCCTGTTTCATATGCTGTAAAATAATTGACAAGAATTATAATGGGATATACAAAAAATTATAAACAATTTAAATGGAGTAAAATGTCACTCACAGGCAATATTAATACTATCGACCTTGCAGACTTATTGCAACTTCTATGCAATGATCAGAAGACTGGAATTCTTAAAATAACAAATGAAAAGAATGAAGTCAAAATTATTATTAAGGATGGCTCCATTATATACGCCACAAGTTCACAAAAAGAATTCCGCTTAGGAACTCTTATGGTTAATGAAGGAATCATAACCTATAAGCAGCTGATGGATGCAATTGCTGAAAGCAAAAAGCAAAACCTTGCCATCGGCAAATTTCTTGTAATAAAAAAACATATTACCACCGATATTCTAAAACAATTCAGCAACAAGCAGGTGGAAGAGATTCTTTATAACATCTTCCTGTGGAATGAAGGTAATTTTGAATATAAAGACCAGGCGCATAATTTTGACGAAATGATTGTTGCTCCGTTCAACACAATGAACATAATCCTTGAAGCAGCGCGTCGCATAGATGAAATGTCAATTTTTAAAAAAAAGATCAATAACGAAAAAATGGTCTTTAATATAACTGAAAAAATACTGGATAATGAAGGTATAATACTTCAATTAAATGAATGGCGGATGCTCTCATTTGTCGACGGAACATGCTCTGTTGAAGGAATAATAAAAAAAAGCGGTTTTGATAAATATTCAGTCTATAGAATATTGTACTCCCTGATTTCATATGGCCTGGTTGAAGAATGCGCCGCGGGACAGGTGGAAGAAAAAGATACTGTTAATTTTTCTGCTATTATATGCGAATATTATAATATTCTGCAGACAGTCAGAAGTTGTTTTATATAGACTTTAAGGCATCCTTCATATCACTTCAAAAGTATTTTACACTTTTTTTAACAAATAAACCTATCTGTGTTTATCTGTGTGCATCTGTGTCCCATTGTTGTTTCAAAAGTGTCAACGACAAATGAAGGATGCCGACTTTAATATAAAAATTTTGGGTGCGTTATCGGTCGTCGGAGTATTATAATATGCCTTCCCCAGCTGCTTTCTGCATAATACTTTTTGAAGGTAGATCATCGTCAAAATTGATTTTTATCTTGGCAGAGATATCCTGCTGAATTTTAGGATGTTCCATAAACCGGTTTATTTTTAGAGGTTCTCCGAATCTAATATCTACATCTACACCCGAAAAAAGCATCGTTCCTTCGATCATTATCTCTTCCAGCAGACGTTCCTCTATCTCCTCCAGTAGATAGCCGGCCAATTTGCTTAATATGTTTGCCATGGCTCTTACAGGATAATAGGTTATGTTGACAGGAACAATGTATGTATCTCTTTTTAAAACATATTCTATCGAATCTATTCCAAAAAGATCCATGATACGCTTTGCTTCCCCAGGTTTGGTTTTTACCATAGCCCTGAGCCTCTGTCTATAAAATTCTGTTCGGAGAGCAAGTGTTGCGGCACCGGAATGGAGTTTATGCTTTTTTCCGGCATATGAGACCATGAAACTGCCTTTTGTAAAATTTTTTTATTTTTAACCATCCGGCCTTCAGGATAAATAATCCAGTCCGCCTCACCGGTGAGAAGGGCCTTTACGATTAAAAGATCCCTGTCAGGATCCATGGTCGAGACTGTGCCCACTTTTTCCGGATAAGCTCCGGGAAGGCCCCTTGAAAAAGTCTATTATCAGCCAAAGACCATATGGGAATACCTGTAACCCTAAAAATGTTATATGGCAGGAAAGGGGTTTCCATCATAGTGGAATGATTTGTAACATATATTATTGAGCCGTGGGGGATATTCTCTTGACCATGAAGTTTTGTTCCGGCTTTTGACAGGTTTGAAATGGTCTGTATGGCAAGGACTGTTAATAGATAGGCAAAGCAGTTCATAATTGAAAATTATTCAAACAGGCGGGAAGAGGTCCAGCCTGTTTGAATAAAAAATATTTACCGTTTTGAGAACTGGAAGCGCGCGCGTGCCCCTTTTTGGCCGTATTTCTTTCTTTCTTTAACCCTGGAGTCGCGTCTTACAAAGCCGGCTTTTTTAAGTGCTGTCCTAAGGTCGGGGTCGACGAGCATAAGCGCCCTGGTTATACCGTGCCTTATAGCTCCGGCCTGACCCGTACTTCCGCCCCCCTTGACTGTTACTACTACATCATATTTACTTAAGTTATCAGTTAAGACTAAGGGCTCAGCCATAATATCCATAAGAGATTTAACTGAAAAATAATTGTCTGCCGATCGTTTGTTAATTGTAATGTTGCCTGTCCCTGATTTCAGCCAGGTTCTGGCAATAGCTTTTTTCCGTCTTCCTGTTGCGTAATAAGTATTTTCTTGTTCCATTTAATTGTCCGTTAGTGTCTTGGTTATAAATATTATTATATAGATTGTCACATAAATAATTTCACTGCGTTATCGGTCGTCGGAATATTACAATACGCCTTCCTCCCTCCGGCCTTGTGCAATTAATTATCTGAAAATCTATAATTCTAAGGCTTCAGGCTGCTGGGCGTCATGGGGATGACTATTTCCCGCATATACCTTCAACTTTTTAAAGAGTTTTGACCCGAGCCTGTTCTTGGGAAGCATTCCCTTTACAGCAAAACGGATAAGATCTTCAGGTCTTTTCTCAAGCAGTTTTTCAGCAGAAATAGATTTGAGTCCACCAATGTAGCCTGAATGTCTATAATATTGCTTTTGCTTTAATTTTCTACCGGTAAGCCGTATCTTCCCGGCATTAATCACTATAACTGAATCCCCCATATCAACATGCGGAGTAAACAGGGGATTATGCTTGCCTCTCAGACGGGAGGCTACATTAGAAGCCAGTCTTCCAAGGATGGCCCCATCCGCATCTACCACAAGCCACTTGTTCTGATTGTCTTTTGTTTTTGCGCTGTATGTATATTTTTTCAAAGTGTCTCACTCCTGATTTTATAAATCAAATTACAATAAACGGCATAACTACCGATGTCAATATAAATTATCTGTATTTGTAATTTTTTAAAACATACCATTTTGTATTTTAAATTGTCATATAAAACAAATTAAAATTTATATTTTTCAAATGCATTTACCAGTCCTTTTCGGTTTTATACTTGAAAGAAAGGCTTCTGTATATTATTATAAATATTTTGCAACATTGTAGTGGTAATGGTTTGCCCCTGCCTGCTACTTTGTATTGATTAAATGAAAAAAATTAATTATCTGAAATTTTTATATAATACATGGAAGGGAAGAAAATACAATGACATATTCCATTGCTTTGGCCGGCAAGGGTGGCACCGGGAAAACCACCGTGGCTGGTATGCTTATTAAATATTTGGTAAATAAGGAAAAGACTCCGATTATAGCCGTAGATGCCGACAGTAATGCAAATCTTAATGAGGTACTGGGGCTTGAAGTAACTGAAACTATAGGAAATGCCCGGGAAGAGATGAAAAAAGGGGTAGTGCCGGGCGGAATAACCAAGGATGTATTTATGTCGATGAAACTGGAACAGGCTGTGGTAGAAACCCCGGATTATGATTTAATTGTAATGGGACAGCCTGAGGGTCAGGGATGTTATTGTGCGGCAAACACTTTGCTGACCGGTTTTATTGAACGTCTGACGGATAATTACCCTTATCTTGTGATGGACAATGAGGCCGGTATGGAGCATATAAGCCGCCTGACAACTAAAAATGTTGACATACTTCTTATTGTTTCTGATACTTCCCGGCGTGGCATCCTGGCAGCCGTAAGAATAAATGACCTTGCAAAAAATTTGAGCATCGGGGTTGGTAAAACATATCTTATTGTAAATCAGGTCAAAGAGGAACTCTCCGGTACTGTGCTGGAAATGTTGGATAAAGCAGACTTGGAACTTGCCGGTACAATCCCGGAAGATAAAACGATTTATGAATATGACCTGAACGGGCGGCCTACAATTGAGATTTCTGATGATAATCGGGCGATAAAGGCTGCTTTTGCAATATTTGATAATATAATTTAATTGGACAATTTTTACGAATAAATGCACAAGCCATATAAAGACCTTTATATATATTATCTTGAGGGCTGCATGGAACATGGCACAGATATTTCCTTCAGTGGATTTATCGGCAACTGGGAAGAGGATGGTTTTTCCTTTCTCTTTTTTTCCAGGCCTTCCCATGCAGAGGTGGAGGAACTACTGAAAAAGCACCCTTCCTTGACCCTTATAGATAAATATAATATGACTTATGATGAGTGGCAGGGAGGAGCAGTTGCTCCCTTCCGGGCGGGAGGTTTCCTGATAGAGCCTCCCTGGCACACTGAATCTGAAAGGTCTCTCAAGGATAAAAAGATCATACTCGATCCGGGTATTGTTTTCGGCACAGGAACCCATCCCACAACAAATGATTGCCTTGAGGCGCTTGAAATTGTATTTTACAGGAAAGACGTAAAATCCGTAATCGACCTAGGTACCGGCACAGGTCTGCTTGCGCTTGCCGCAGCGGGTTTGGGATGCAGTAAGGTCCTGGCCGTTGATTTTAATTTGCTGGCCGTAAAGACTGCAAGGAAAAATATAGAGTTAAACGGATTTGAAGACAGACTGTTGGCTGTGCACGGCAGAGCCGAGGATTTGATTTTTTGTCCCGCTGATCTGGTGATTGCTAATATTCATTATGATGTCATGAAGCGCCTTATCTATTCTGAAGAGTTTTTGAATAAAAAAATGTTTATTATCTCTGGTCTGTTACGGAGTCAGGCCTTAAATGTACTCTCCATATTGTCACAATATCCTGTTAAGATTATTAAAAAATGGGAACGGGAAGGTGTCTGGCATACTTATTTGGGAGAAATAAGCGTATAATTTTAAAGGGTTGGTGAATGCTTATCAAATGCTGGGGTTCCAGGGGGTCAATCCCTGTTTCCGGTAACGAGTTTATGAAATACGGGGGCGACACAACCTGTATAGAGATAAGAACTAAAAGCGATGATATCATTATTATCGATGCCGGAACCGGAATTCGAAGGCTTGGCAACAGCCTAAGCGCGGAAGGACGTTATAAGTATAACTTTATCATCACCCATGCTCATTGGGATCACCTGATGGGGTTTCCTTTTTTTAAACCACTCTATGATGATAGAACCGAAATTCATATGCACAGGTCTCCCTTTCCCAAAAAATTTATGGAAAATATGATCTCAAAAGTAATGACTCCTCCCAATTTTCCTGTAAGATATTCAGAATTGAAGGCCAGATTTTTATATAAAAATGGCCACCCGGATAAATTTCAGATAGGATCGATTACAGTGGTTCCCATACCTTTAAGTCACCCCAACAAAGGAATAGGATACAAGTTTATTGAAGATGGAAAGGCTTTTGTTTTTCTTACTGATAATGAACTAGGCTATATCCACCCCGGTGGAGCCTCCTATGATGAATATTGCGGATTCGTATCATCTGCTGATCTTCTTTTTCATGACGCTGAATATACAGCAGATGAATATGAAAGCAGAATCCTTTGGGGCCATTCCATATATATGGAGGCGGTCGAACTGGCAATAGAGGCCGGGGTAAAAAAGCTAGGTCTGTTTCATCATAATCAGGATAGAACAGATCAGGAAATTGATGAGATTGTTGATATATGCAGGATGCATATTTCGGAAAAAGGAAGCACTCTCGAATGTTTTGCCGTGGGTTGTGATATGACCTTTGAGTTGTAGACCTTTGAAAAAGAGAAAATATTATGGATAAACTGGTTAAAAGAGCGGCGGATGATATAGGAAATGCCGGTAATGTCGCAGCCCTCACCGGGGCCGGGATTTCAGTTGAGAGCGGCATTCCTCCATTCAGGGGAAAGGGTGGAATATGGGAGAAAATCGATCCCATGGAGTTTGCCCATATAGATACATTTATGCGGGATCCTGTTAAGGTTTGGGATGTTCTGCTAAAGGATATGAAAGAAATTATAGACAAAGCAAAGCCTAATGCAGCCCACCTCGGCCTGGCAAAACTTGAAAAAATGAATAAACTGAAGACTATTATCACCCAGAATGTAGATGGGCTTCACCAGATGGCCGGCAATACTGATGTGATTGAATTTCATGGCAATTTTGCGTGGCAGAAGTGTATGAAATGCGGCAACAGGTGCGAAACCGGTAAGGTGGATCTGTCCCGGATTCCTCCAAAATGTAAATGTGGCGGCATGTTCAGGCCTGAATGTGTTTTTTTTGGCGAAATGATACCCCCCGATTATCTTGCACGCTCTCAACAGGCGGCTGCCCGGTGCGATGTGATGCTGGTGATAGGGACATCAGCATTGGTGCAGCCCGCATCATATATACCTGTAATTGCAAAAGAAAACGGCGCCAAGGTTATAGAAATAAACCCGGAAAGGACGCCATTGACAAGCAGGGTCAGCGATTATCTGGTCAAGGGAAAGGCTGGGGACGTAGTAACTGATATTCTGGCAGCAATGGAGAGTAGCTAACGAATGGATGAAGGTAAAAACGGCGGATGGGTCAGAAATATAGAATTAACGCCTCCAACCCTGCAGGATAATACTGCGGATGCAGACCGGCTTGCCGGCGCTTTAAAAAAAGAGCTTGGCGCTGAATCGATTGATATTGAGTTTGATCTTTTAAAAAGGCTGCCTCAAATCCTTAGAGAATCCGGGTATAAGATCAGGTGTATTCTTTTTAAGCAACACGGACGCTGGCTTCTTTTGGACGCTGCCGGGTGTGATGATAATACAATAATTGCCGGGCTTGCCGTTGATTTGGGCACAACCAGAGTGGTGTTACGGCTCATTGATCTTGTCTCGAATAAAACTCTTGGCGAGACTTCTTTTGATAATCCGCAAATATCAGTGGGGCCGGA of Desulfosarcina sp. BuS5 contains these proteins:
- a CDS encoding Hsp70 family protein, which codes for MKKVFGIDLGTTYSSIAYVDEYGKPVILPNVENQHLTPSVVFFDEGNIVVGDVAKESSKIYPDEVVSFVKRSMGEPNFLFEYDSKMYRAEEISSYIIRKVVQDAEQNLGEKITDVVITCPAYFGINEREATKKAGEIAGYNVRQIINEPTAAAIAYGTVESSERKTVLVYDLGGGTFDITMIEIKPDAIEVICTGGDHNLGGKDWDDRIVSYLVEKFKNKTGIEEDILDDPDTCQELQLSAEKAKKVLSQREKTPIAITHGGERVKVELERKKFEEITTDLLERTIAFIHDMLEEARKKGYDKFDEIILVGGATRMPLIMKRIKEEFSMEPKSFDPDESIAKGAAIYGCKLVLNDGLIKKISENTGKKIKPFDDLIELTDAVDVTPAQIQEAARQVAGETGYTLAAVERSAVKVKNVTSKSFGVIVRNRQNEELVFNLITRNTSVPVNTKKAFFTGIADQETVLIRIMENETSEKTLPPQYAIEIGTAVLDLPDGLPADLPVEITFNLDMDGCLQINAVETYKSRCVDVTLNTCAVINGEELEEAKARCNNLFVH
- a CDS encoding Lcl C-terminal domain-containing protein; its protein translation is MGRKNFYILLDLSIDPPEEEQKIIELAIKQKQAEWSRSRNHPTKGLKAKQYIGLLPEIRRIMGDPELRKTEASNAATILSKKAGEKFLVIDRHIAICMSKGFITDEEIFNLAKRHSVKDNEIRKRVKQREDAKNAEINKQVKLRSAKGYITKDELLELAKIHSVSAKEIRKRVTCPIKKSLQKSAKKPKPLDKAIEKIITDNLKIVGKSSLYQFLDLPSDSSLESLQEKSKKRESELHKRGKKDALGTAGIALAGHCRTIFKTENTRNSYDMTNARSLLKGLDSDIDVAGMDGTIRTEYYNALVDSAVKLGMNRNEAHKYIRDYSRKKKWKIETKAKRPGWVLYAVVIAALLFIGAGTGIYLHIKNESKLKKEYQQVLAGIENDNDLQKKVRVFNNYISTHKESDRTIDAVKRLEKLRLAIDELKAKEFTADADKLLAEKKYQNALAIYKEFIRRYPKSLYADKIKKKIEELSVLLDDIDYKELDRLHGKLVQVRALAYSAYLKEHPKGKNIKNAKKILSNIREEYYLTLLKEIEKCAKNEDWEKGVLSCDDFIKIYNGHQRAVEIKEQQDILRTRLWEKETFARMLQKVNAKGGDYQAGRQIFIDYLNAYPDSYINDKIKVELANLDKKELMAKTAAKKERLIRLIKKSGNRFILNSNDTVRDIKTGLTWCVADSLLDTDDCLDYDSAIEYTNNLKTGGYNDWRLPTVVELAQLYKQKPFFPQGESEWYWTSKNYSRYADGWSKVVDIVTSKNEVMWEKEERDSRDCGSVRAVRYRASHK
- a CDS encoding DUF4388 domain-containing protein, with product MGYTKNYKQFKWSKMSLTGNINTIDLADLLQLLCNDQKTGILKITNEKNEVKIIIKDGSIIYATSSQKEFRLGTLMVNEGIITYKQLMDAIAESKKQNLAIGKFLVIKKHITTDILKQFSNKQVEEILYNIFLWNEGNFEYKDQAHNFDEMIVAPFNTMNIILEAARRIDEMSIFKKKINNEKMVFNITEKILDNEGIILQLNEWRMLSFVDGTCSVEGIIKKSGFDKYSVYRILYSLISYGLVEECAAGQVEEKDTVNFSAIICEYYNILQTVRSCFI
- the rpsI gene encoding 30S ribosomal protein S9 yields the protein MEQENTYYATGRRKKAIARTWLKSGTGNITINKRSADNYFSVKSLMDIMAEPLVLTDNLSKYDVVVTVKGGGSTGQAGAIRHGITRALMLVDPDLRTALKKAGFVRRDSRVKERKKYGQKGARARFQFSKR
- the rplM gene encoding 50S ribosomal protein L13, with amino-acid sequence MKKYTYSAKTKDNQNKWLVVDADGAILGRLASNVASRLRGKHNPLFTPHVDMGDSVIVINAGKIRLTGRKLKQKQYYRHSGYIGGLKSISAEKLLEKRPEDLIRFAVKGMLPKNRLGSKLFKKLKVYAGNSHPHDAQQPEALEL
- a CDS encoding ATP-binding protein, producing the protein MTYSIALAGKGGTGKTTVAGMLIKYLVNKEKTPIIAVDADSNANLNEVLGLEVTETIGNAREEMKKGVVPGGITKDVFMSMKLEQAVVETPDYDLIVMGQPEGQGCYCAANTLLTGFIERLTDNYPYLVMDNEAGMEHISRLTTKNVDILLIVSDTSRRGILAAVRINDLAKNLSIGVGKTYLIVNQVKEELSGTVLEMLDKADLELAGTIPEDKTIYEYDLNGRPTIEISDDNRAIKAAFAIFDNII
- a CDS encoding 50S ribosomal protein L11 methyltransferase is translated as MEHGTDISFSGFIGNWEEDGFSFLFFSRPSHAEVEELLKKHPSLTLIDKYNMTYDEWQGGAVAPFRAGGFLIEPPWHTESERSLKDKKIILDPGIVFGTGTHPTTNDCLEALEIVFYRKDVKSVIDLGTGTGLLALAAAGLGCSKVLAVDFNLLAVKTARKNIELNGFEDRLLAVHGRAEDLIFCPADLVIANIHYDVMKRLIYSEEFLNKKMFIISGLLRSQALNVLSILSQYPVKIIKKWEREGVWHTYLGEISV
- a CDS encoding MBL fold metallo-hydrolase; its protein translation is MLIKCWGSRGSIPVSGNEFMKYGGDTTCIEIRTKSDDIIIIDAGTGIRRLGNSLSAEGRYKYNFIITHAHWDHLMGFPFFKPLYDDRTEIHMHRSPFPKKFMENMISKVMTPPNFPVRYSELKARFLYKNGHPDKFQIGSITVVPIPLSHPNKGIGYKFIEDGKAFVFLTDNELGYIHPGGASYDEYCGFVSSADLLFHDAEYTADEYESRILWGHSIYMEAVELAIEAGVKKLGLFHHNQDRTDQEIDEIVDICRMHISEKGSTLECFAVGCDMTFEL
- a CDS encoding SIR2 family NAD-dependent protein deacylase, with translation MDKLVKRAADDIGNAGNVAALTGAGISVESGIPPFRGKGGIWEKIDPMEFAHIDTFMRDPVKVWDVLLKDMKEIIDKAKPNAAHLGLAKLEKMNKLKTIITQNVDGLHQMAGNTDVIEFHGNFAWQKCMKCGNRCETGKVDLSRIPPKCKCGGMFRPECVFFGEMIPPDYLARSQQAAARCDVMLVIGTSALVQPASYIPVIAKENGAKVIEINPERTPLTSRVSDYLVKGKAGDVVTDILAAMESS